A genomic region of Nerophis lumbriciformis linkage group LG28, RoL_Nlum_v2.1, whole genome shotgun sequence contains the following coding sequences:
- the LOC133570660 gene encoding G-protein coupled receptor 22-like: MPYSLGFQVSITAFLMLELVLGFSSNLTVLVLYCSQSNLVDSVSNMVTVSLHVLDVAVCVLCLPLTLAVVLLPPGPNLALLCCFHEACVTFASIATAVNILVISLDRYDISVRPANRLLTTRRAAMLLAAVWLTSVAVFFIPFLQEHLSRGEETGKRSLETPLSLSSNVVPAWHNRTLLCLGGQGSHLTPGTYYHLILQVPIFFTTVTVMLFTYSRILRALNIRIGTHMKKNQRFIGPSCTGLHRKPKRKKTKLQMLQSAEPEGERCTADGTKQLSHPPLIPSSSPTPTATSPPALSSSAALVTSVTGAAPMGVQASVSAIIALRRAVRRHRDRRERQRRVFRMSLVIITTFLGCWAPLSVVNMLILAVGPSDALVSLRLWFLALAYGTTVSHPLLYAFTRQKLRRALRAKVKKRVVSLLQVDPSPGGTVIHNSWVENRKTSRKVRLEASEGSERCLAEAV, translated from the coding sequence ATGCCGTACTCGCTGGGCTTCCAGGTGTCCATTACCGCCTTCCTCATGCTGGAGctggtgttgggtttcagcagcaaccTGACGGTGCTGGTGCTCTACTGCTCCCAGTCCAACTTGGTGGACTCGGTCAGCAACATGGTGACGGTCAGTCTGCACGTGCTGGACGTGGCGGTGTGCGTGCTGTGTTTGCCCCTCACGCTGGCGGTCGTGCTGCTGCCCCCGGGGCCCAACCTGGCTCTGCTGTGCTGCTTCCACGAGGCCTGCGTCACCTTTGCCAGCATCGCCACGGCCGTCAACATCCTGGTCATCAGCCTGGACCGCTACGACATATCGGTGCGGCCGGCCAACAGGCTGCTGACCACGCGCAGGGCGGCAATGCTCCTGGCGGCCGTGTGGCTCACATCCGTGGCCGTCTTCTTTATCCCCTTCCTGCAGGAACACTTGTCTCGTGGCGAAGAAACCGGAAAGAGATCCCTGGAGACTCCTTTGTCTCTGTCCTCCAATGTGGTGCCGGCATGGCACAACCGGACACTCTTGTGCTTAGGCGGGCAAGGCAGCCATTTAACCCCGGGTACATATTACCACCTCATCCTCCAGGTTCCCATATTCTTCACCACCGTCACGGTGATGTTGTTCACCTACTCAAGGATCCTGAGGGCTTTGAACATCCGCATCGGCACCCACATGAAGAAGAACCAGAGGTTCATCGGCCCGTCCTGCACGGGCCTCCACAGGAAACCAAAAAGAAAGAAGACCAAACTCCAAATGCTGCAAAGTGCGGAGCCAGAAGGGGAGCGATGCACCGCAGATGGCACCAAACAACTGAGTCACCCTCCTCTGATACCTTCTTCATCGCCCACTCCCACGGCGACGTCCCCCCCTGCGCTCTCTTCTTCTGCCGCGCTGGTGACATCAGTCACAGGCGCCGCCCCAATGGGTGTCCAGGCCTCCGTGTCGGCTATTATCGCCCTGCGTCGAGCAGTGCGGCGTCACCGGGATCGACGAGAGCGCCAGCGCCGTGTCTTCAGGATGTCCCTCGTCATCATCACCACCTTCCTGGGCTGCTGGGCTCCTTTGTCCGTGGTCAACATGCTCATCCTGGCCGTAGGCCCGAGCGACGCCCTGGTCAGCCTCCGCCTCTGGTTCCTAGCTCTGGCTTACGGCACCACCGTGTCCCACCCGCTTCTCTACGCTTTCACGCGGCAAAAGTTGCGGCGCGCCCTGCGCGCAAAGGTGAAGAAGAGGGTGGTGTCTCTGCTTCAGGTGGACCCGTCGCCGGGGGGCACCGTCATACACAATTCTTGGGTGGAAAACAGAAAAACCAGTCGTAAGGTGCGGCTGGAAGCGAGCGAGGGTTCCGAGCGCTGCCTGGCAGAAGCCGTGTGA